CCGCCACATACCACCAGCACCGAATACCGCACTCTGCCTGTACAGTATCAGCACAATGTATTTTCGCTGATTTTCCGGCGCTGCCAAACCCCGTTTTGCCTGATATAGTGTGCGGCTGGTAAATCACGTTTTGGTTATAAAGGAAGCGACATGTTAAAAAACCTCTTTGCCCGGATTGGCGTCGGTGCTGCCACTGTAGATACAATTCTGACCACCGAACATTTTCTCCCCGGTGCCCGGGTCGAAGGCCGTATTGAAGTTAAAGGTGGTGACGTCGAGCAGGAAATCTCCGCTATCACGCTGAAACTGATGACCAATGCAAAAGTTGAAAGTGACGACACCGTCAGCTACGTTGCGCAGCCTTTAAACCAGTTTCAGGTAACCGAAGCTTTTACTTTACAGCCAAATGAGTTCCGCAGTCTCGACTTCAGTTTTGACCTGCATCCGGAAACTCCCATTACCGTGCTGGACACCCATAACAACCAATGCCGGGTATGGGTAGAAACCGCACTGGATATCGAATTTTCTGTCGATCCGACTGACCGTGATCCAATGCACATCCACCCGCCAGAAGCGGTTTCTCACTTCATTCAGGCGATGAATGCCTGTGGCTACGCCATGGTGAAGGCAGATGTTGAAACCGGCTACCTGCGAGCAAATAACTTCCAGTCTCAGTCGGGCTGCTATCAGGAAATGGAATTCAGACCCGGAGGCTTCGGCTCACTGTTTGGTCATACTCAGGAAGCGGAGCTGTCCTTTATTCTGACACCAGACACCACCCATGTACTGATCGAACTGGACCGTACATTTGGCGGCGACGGCTATCGTGAAATCAGCGTCAGTAACCAGACCAGTTACCCACAGATTGAAGCCGAAATTAAAAGACTGCTTGGTTAAACCACACGTATTTTGAATACAAAAACCGGACTATTGAGTCCGGTTTTTTATACTTATAAATCGACTTCAGCAGCTACACTTTAAGCTTTTCCAACTGCTCATTCAGGCTGGCAACTACTCTGGTCATATCCTGACTAACAACCTCTACCTGCGCCACCTGATCCGCCATTTCACCGGCAGCATCGCCAATCACCGACACATTACGGTTAATGTCTTCTCCTACCTGACTCTGCTGTTCAACCGCCGTGGCAACCTGAGTAGCATTGTCTGATATAGACACCAGACTCTCGGTCACCTTCTGGATCATGTCAAAGCACTGTGACGCTTCATCAGCCACAGTATTCACCCGCTCGCGGTTCTTACTGATTTGCGTAACGGACGCATCAACATCCTCCTGCAAGGTCGATACTAACGAGCCAATTTCTTCTGTTGCCTGCTGGGTACGGGCAGCCAGCGTACGTACTTCATCCGCCACAACAGCAAACCCACGTCCCTGATCGCCCGCCCGGGCCGCTTCAATAGCTGCATTCAGTGCCAGCAAATTGGTCTGATCTGCAATCGAACGAATCGTCTCGACTATGGTATTAATGCCTTCACTGCGCTCAGCTACCTGTGTAATCCGCTCACTGCTCAGTGCCATTTCATCAGCGGTCAGCTGAATCTGTTGCAGATTCTGTTCAATTGCATGCTTAGTTGTCACTAAATCCTGACTGGAACTCTGTGCTTCAGTTGCGCTGGCAATCGCAAAATCTGTTACTTGCGCACTGCTGGTCGACATCTCTTCCATAGCGACCGCAACGCTATCAATCTGGCTGGCCTGCATGCCCACAGAACGGTTAGCATTATTAGCCGAACCACTTAAGCGCCCGGAAAACTCAGCCAGCTCATCAGACTGCTGTTTAAACACCACAATCATTTCCCGCAACTTCTGCATGAACTGGTTAAAACCGTCACGGATTTCAATTAACTCTTTATGATGGGCAATATCCAGATGCTGAGTGAGATCACCATCGCTGCTGACTAAGCTCCATACTTTGTCACGCATACGGTTCAGTGGATTCGTCACTGCACGAACCACCAGATAAATCAGTAAGATTGCCAGTACAATCAATCCGGCCGATAAGCCCAGCATGCGGGTCATCGCGGTATCTATTCCGGTATTCAGATCTTGCTGTAATGCCAGTAAATCTTCCATGATGACTGAATCAGGCACTGAAATAATCAACGGCCACTGAGTAGCTGTCGCACTGATGCGTATTTGCGCCACGGCCATCAGCCGGTCTGCCGTTCGGGATACCTGTTTACCTGCACCTTGAATAACACTGGCTAATTCAGCATCCACCTGACTCAAAGGCTGCATCAACTGCTCTTCATAAGCAGTACTGGCAACTAATCTGCCGGCAGGGCTAACAATATGAATATCCCCCCGCCCCTCAAACATCGATTCAGCAATCAGCGCTACCCGTTGCTGAATAGCGGGTAGATTCAGATCCGCTCCCGCGATACCCACCGCCTTTCCAGCACTCATTACCGGGGCTGTTAACGTTGTCATTAACTGACTATTACCCGGTTCAATCTCGTAAAGGTAAGGCTCCAGTGCACAGTTTGCTGCCGACTCAAAGCTACACAAATACCATTCAGATTCTCGCTGACCTGAATCTGTAATAGCCGTCAGATAACGCCCTTCCGGATCACCTTCGTATTGCTGCAGCCCTTCGGGAGTGCGCACCCAATACAACCCCAGACTGCCATCCTTAGAACTGCTATGCACACCGCTACCAACACTCTGTTTGTCCAAACCATCATAACCATCCGGCTCAAACTCAGAATACAAGGCACTGACATGGCTGTTAGATGCCAGACTTTGCTGCACCAAGCGCTGTACCTGATCCCGGCTCAGAGATTGATCTTTACCGCCAAGACTGGTCGCCGATAACACCGATGCCAGCGCCACAGGTACATCGAACGCCCGGTCTAAATAATCACTTACCTGTTGCGCCGAATCTGTTGCCATAAACGCCAATAGCTCAGCAGCACTTTCCTGCTGGCTGGCACTGATCGCCTCCAGCGTGTACTGACCACTGCGCTTCATCGACTCAATACCGGTCAGCACCACCAGCGACTGTACCAGCAATAAAATAATCCCTGCTGCCAACAACAACTTACGCTTCAAACTCCAATGAGACATCTACACCACCTTTTATCTTTCTTATACAGAACAAGATCGCGGATCAACCGAACGCAAACAACGAGAATAAATTAATGCTATAGATAGGTTTTAGATATACCCCCTAGTACCTAGGTTTGAGGCCAACGGAGTGGTGTTCAGAAGTGAAACAGAGGTACCCATCCTGTGGATGGGCTGGAGAATTTATTCGACGATCAGGCGGTCAATCCGCATATGCATCGTGTGTAACGTGGTTTCCTGTTGACGACCATAATGCAATTCACGGTGGCAATTAGGGCACAAAGCAACGGCATTAGTTACCGTATCAGATTCTTTATCTACCACTCAACGCAAATGGGGAACTTCTAAGAAAGGCTCTCCAGAATAGCTTTCAAAAGGCGACGGTTCACAACAGGACTCACAAATGCCATTAGTTTGTCTCTAAGCCTGCTCTTAACCGACAACCCCAGTAAGGGAAAAAAACAACCGAACTCAAAGTGTCAGCCTGTCAGCATACTTATCCAGTAACTTTGCTAATACTACAGACTGTTTTTCTGAAGGTAATTTAGTTGGATGATTCGCGATCTTCAATATTCCTATCAGGTTATGCGTTGCCGCATCGTCGTCATGTAGACAACTCACGATCTCACTCCATACCCGCTTATCTGTTTTTAGAACCCTTTCTTGAGCATGAATTCCATCATCCGTTTTCTGCACTGCTTTTGATTCATCAAATTGCTCCTTTGCTTCTTCTTTGCTTATTAGAAGATTGCCAATATCCTTAATATCGCAACTCAATCTCTTAACCTTATCCCAGAACATCGCCCTCTTAGCATATTCACTAGGGTTGCCAACGGGACGATCATCCGCAAGAAGAATACCGTTAATCTTTTCTCCTAGGCTCAAAAGTTCTTTCAAAATAGCTTCAGGAATAATTTGCGCCCTCCAAAGCACATCATTATTCCACTCCAAAGAACAGGCACAAACCTCTTCAGAAAGCCTAGCAATTGCATAAGTCACTATATTGGCCCTATACCCGCAATACCAAGGCTCCTTCATAACAACCTTTTCAAAGGTTCGGAAAATCCATGCTCTTGTTATCAACTGGCGGAAGTAGGCCTCATTATAGAACAGGTCATCCTTTTCCCACTGAGCATCCACTTGTTCAGCAAACTTTGCAAAATTCTTTTGGGCTCCTTTGCTTACCTCATGAGGTAAACAATCCCAAGAGTTCATAATTTTGGCAACATCGGTCTTAGTAAGGAGCTGCGCTCGGGGATTAAGCAACTGAAAATGCCTTTTCTTGGCCGGTGTCAGGTAAGCCTGAGCATCCAGGTACTGTCCCCTGGCTCGCTCATAAAACCAGTGAGTTTGGGCATTCTGCCCAGCTCGAACCGGAGTCCAGATTCTTCTTGAAAACTCCTCTAGCCGAACATGGTAAGAGTGATTTGAGAACAGATCTGCATCAGATACTTTGTTTTGAGAGTTAGCAAACCTGGAAATCTTAGGTACCAGTTCAGACGAAGCTTCTTCAGATAATACTGTTAGCTTCATCTGTACTGAAATGTTGGAAAGATCTGCCTTATCCTTTACATAAGCGCTGTAGATAGAAGCGGTAGTTTGCCCTCCATTAACAACCTGAAGATTTTTCAGCCCAACTATCATAGGGCCTCTCTCGGTATACTCAATCGTTACGTCTTGAGCAGTGGTCGTTAAACCATTGTTATAGGCAAAGAAGTGAGTAGAATCACGCAATATAGTAGATCTGATACCTTTATTTACCTTTCCTCTGTGCTGAAGAAAGCTACGGACATTCTGCTCCAACAACCTTGCCCCCCACTGCCCATACAGCGATACCAGTTGATTACCAGACATTACTGCGAGAATTGACTTCTCACCTTCTGCTTCATGTGCAACAAGGCATGGGAGAGGGGCATCCTTCAAATCGATAACCATTTCCTCCCTTTCATTTCGAGAGGACTCAAGATTATAGATCCGTTTTAAATCCCACCGACTGACAGTACATGGCCGACCCTCAATATCACTGATCTTTATTTCCTTCATCCTATCAGCAGCAGGCCGATTAGAGACAAGGATAAGCCTTATATTTGAAACCTCTCCCCACTTATCCTTTATAAACTGCGCTACTTGGTAACAACTGCTTGTGGGCTCAAAAGAAGCCGACAGGAGTGGTTCATTTAGTGCAATATCTATAAATTTTATCAGACGGTTTAGTGAAGGCTCGATATCTCTTTTGGCAAAAGTTAAAGGAGTTTCATCTGAGGTCAAAACAGTAACAAACAGAGCTAAAGAAAAGTTACTTGTGTCATAGGAATACCCATCAACTAGCCACCTCCCTGCACTATCCCGTCCATCCTCAACAATTGTATAATCATCAAACTCTCCTGCATCGGAAAGCAGATCAAGAATATAGTTAAGAAATTCAAACTCAATTAATCGACCCTCAACATCTGATGATGCTTTAACATGTTCAATCAGAGAAGTGTAATACTCCATCAACTCATCCATGTTTTTAGCTCCGTTCTTTAATCTATATCCGAAATTAGACAAATCCAATCTGCAGCTAAGGCTAAATCAACTTCATAACGAATCCGGCTTATAGCTACTGGCAGAGAATATTCCGTTAGTCTCGGAAAATCACCTTCTATTTTATAGGCTTTTGGCTCTCCGATCTGAAATTCCATTTCATCATAATATGGATCATATACATAGCCGACAGTAAGCAGACGCTCATCAAAAACCGAATACTCATTGGGAGAAAGTATTCTTCTTACTTCTTCCACATACTCATTCAGACTTTTTCCACCAGCCTCACCAGAAGACAAGCAACCTGGGTAGGCAACAATAAACAGCAGGTCCTCGGAATCAAGCTGTTCTTTAGAAGAAATTTTGACAATATTCGAGTCAAAAGAATGTGATTTGATTTCAACTGATACCCCCAATGTTTCATCTCTAAAATCTTGCGAAGCGCCTGTGGGTCCAATCCACCCACTTACACACCGTGATGGCTTATTTTGAATCCAATAATCTTTCAGGAACATTAATTCAGCAATCAGCCCAAGACACTTTTCAACAGATAGTCTTCTATTTCCTTTTTCAAATAGCCGTTGCCAGGCGAGGACTCTCCGCTTCAAGATAGCGATGATTTCAGATGGATTCTCCGAATAGCGGCATGCTGACATCAAATCCAAACAGAGCCGATGAAAAACAGTTGCTAATTCAGATGAGTTAATCACTACACCAAGATAGTGATCCCCATTGGAGTCGTTGATCCTAACTATATTAATCTTAGCCGTTCCCTGAACAGTGGATGCAATTTCTTCCTCCTTGACTGGAAGCTGGATAGCCGCGCCATACGCCCCACCATTACTTTTAATCCAATACCAAGGGTTAGACTCTTCATGTCTGACACGCAGGGTAGTAAGACCTTCTCCGAGAGGAGATTTCATGTGAGTCCAAGGTGTTTCAATATCAGTCATGATTCTGCTTCGTCGGTGAGTTCGGTGCCATATTTCTCAAACCAGTCAATCGTTACATTCCAAAGAATATCCGGTTGAGCTGCAGAAGAAGGAGGAATAGAAACGGCCCAGCCAAGCACATCCAACTCTGAAGCTATATTTGCGCTACTTGATGGGCCTGAGTATTCACATGCCCTTATGACATGAAAAACGAGAGAAGGCTTTTTACGTACCTTGCGATATTTCTTATCCGCAACCAACCCTAAGCCTTTCTCTACGTGGTCAATCTCTCCCTGTGTCAGACCTAGTGCCTCAACCCCCCGACTTGTAATGGACTGCTTTCTACTTAATCGAAGCTCGTGCTTATTTCTCTCATTACGGGGCTTGTTTGTAACTATTCCACGGCGAAGGCGCGAGTATACCTCTCCGTCCTTTGCCTTCCACACTCCTTCGTCTGCTTTATTAGGTTGGTATACAAAGACATCCCATTTCGCTAGCTCATCTCTAGAACGTCCTTCTATGTATTGAAGAAAAAGATCATTCTCTGCCCAAAAACCACAGCTTGGATGATTCCTTAGAGTTTTGAGACAACTCACAATGTCGCTTACATCAATATCCCTGAATTGAATATGCTGCTGATGGTGCTGTGGGATATCTGCACCTTGGTATTTGTTATTGCTAATTTCTGAAATAAAACGGCTAAACTCATCAAGGTTTGCTTCTATAACCTCTGGCCTTGAGTCTACACAGTCTGTTTCCCAAAGCTTATTGTCAAAACGCAATCTAGTGGTAATTGTTCTAGCTGTTCGCATCTTGTTTGCAGCGGTAACCATCAACGCGTCAGGAGAAGCCTGAACACGAAGCCCGAATTCGCTAGGGGTCATTTTCCGTCGCTGCATTTCTGCTGCCTGCTCACGGAGGTCATCTGATGCTTTAGATATATGCGCGTACCAATCCAGTGACTCGGATGTTATCCAGATCCGTAATAAATCCTGATAACCATCTCTATATCCGTACCAGCGCCCCATCTGCATAAGGCTATCGTACATGGCAGACCGGCGGTAAAAATAGCTTATTACCAAACCTTCAAGTGTTAACCCCCGGCTAAGCTTAAGACCGCCAATAGCAATCTGCTTCTTGGGACCTTCATTATCATAAACAAGTGCATCACCAGATTTACTGTGTACTGTAACTGTCTGGGGTCTTTCCATTTCAGACAATGAATAACAGACATCCTCCCAACACTCATCACATATACCCTGATAATGTTGCATCCAAAGCTTATGTAGGTTCCCTATAACACCTGACCTAGTTTCCGGGCTTTCCTTGCAGGTATGCACAGTGATTGCATCCCAATATGAATCCAAACAAGTATCCACATAAGGTGTAATATCAGACTGCACAGTAGTAAGCCTGGACATATTAATGAGCATCGAATCATGCTCATGTTTAATTATATGCTTCTTACGCCTTATGTCCTTTACGGCGCATGCGAGCAAAAATACTCCTATAGCACTTTTTAACGATTCTGGAATCGAATGAATTGCGATTCCGGGTTTATGCTGGATAGGCAGGTGTTCATGCGCATCTTCAATTTCAACGCAAACTCTCTCTGTTACCCCCTCATTTCGAAAAAAGAAGCTGGCTCCGCAGTAATTATTCGGCGGCTCTAAAGCAACGATGAAGTCTTTAGGAAACAGATCGTCTGTGTCTGATCGATCACCTTCAGAATCTGGATGGATAAATATGTTAGCAAAAGGTGTTGCCGTATAGGCGACATAGCTAACCCGCCTGCATGCGGCGACAACTTCTCGAATAAGTCGGTTAATTGTTTTTGGATCTTCGTCTTCGGCACCTGTATTTACTGATGCATTATCGGCTTCATCGTCAATAATAAGAACGGGTTGATCTACCTTCCCGTTCTTGGCATTGATTTCAGATGTCAGCCAAGTGACCAAGCGTTGTAAAGGGAATTTATTTTTCTTGGTTACGACAAGAATCGGCTCACTGATAGTCGCTATACGATATCTAGGATCCTTCTTAATATCATCATCCCTGTCTGTAAGGCAGAACGGTAGCCTGGAATCATCAGATCGCCCCACTCCTATTATCTTGGTCTGTTTGTCTTTACTGGATCGACCAGCAATTGAAACACTGCCTACGAAGTCAGAGTCCAAACGCTCTTGAGTCTGTTGTCTCAAGTCCTCAACAGTACCAGTTAGAACGATTACCAGCTTGTAGCCTACATCAGCAGCTTTGTTAATAAGTGCAGAGTAGTTATTTGTTTTTCCTGCCTGAACATCTCCAATAACCATGCCTCTGCATGGAAATCCGCCATGTGAATCTGGATCCCCTAATAAAGATAAAACTCGATCAGTATCGGTATCAGTTCTCTTTAAAACACTTTCAGGAATATCTTTTGTTTTAAAATGATCTTTAAAACGCTTCCAGTAATACCAGTCAACTTGCTTCTTTTTATCCGAAGTAAGCCATTCTGTACGTGGCTCATCGCTTACTAAAATAGCAGCCTCACCCACAGTAACTTCTACTTTTGTCCGAAGAAGGTTAATAACAACTTTTTCGTCACCATCATCAAGATTGAAATTTGAACAGAACTTCTTTGCCTGTTCTGAAACCCAATCCATTGAAGGTGTGTTATCCAAACGATGAGCTTCTTTTTCAAGCTGTCCCACCACCATTTCGATAATTGTGTCCTTTGAGAGCATCATAACGTCCCTAATTTTGAAACTATCTTATTTGCTTTATCTGGAGTTAATCCAATGTTGCTATCGTTAACCAAAGCTCTTTGAATAAGCTCCTTGTCTATTCCTGCATTAAATAACTCTTCTGCAAGATCTATGCAGTGATGAAAAAGGTCATCTGGTTCCTGTTGCATCTTTATGTTTGTTGCAGACATATCATTTTTTATAAGTTCAACAGGTAATGATGACTCAATCAGTTTTATAAGAGCGCTTCTCGTATCCGAATCCCCAAGAACAACCAACATCTCAGAAAGAGCGGAATGTTTTCTGTTCAAAATGTAATGAACCCTCGACTTATCTCGGTCGAAGACACGCTGCCAGACGGGTTCCGGATCAACCGAGGGCATCTTGGCTCGACGTGTAAATGTCGTCGAGGACTTTTTTGCGCACTGCGTAATCACCCGCCTTAGCTGTTCTCTAAGTGATGACGGAAGATCTACCCTAGATTTGCGTACATCTATCCTCCACAAACTGTCTGCATCATTACCAAAATCCACTTGGATACGAGCTAGCTTATTAGCTTCAGATGCCTTGGCCAGCCGATGCCAGCCTCCTGATACTATTAATCGCCCTGCTCGGTAGATGTAAATTCCTTGTCCTGAATGGTGATCACCACCTTGAGAGACTTTTTTGGCAAAGGAGTGAGAAAGATTCGTTGGATGCGGAAGCAGATATGCTTTGACACCAACAGAGCAGGCTCCCAACCGGATAGTTTCATTAGAAAGAATGGTAGAGGCCTGCTTATTGGGCTCAGGCTTTGTCGCAAATGGATCTTTAGCTGCAATAGACTTGCCATTAAGCCGCAGGTTAACTTTTCGAGATACCTCCTCACCTCTGATAAAACGGTGAAATGTAAGAGCCAAATGATCAATCAGCGCAACGA
The DNA window shown above is from Aliamphritea ceti and carries:
- a CDS encoding AIPR family protein — translated: MDELMEYYTSLIEHVKASSDVEGRLIEFEFLNYILDLLSDAGEFDDYTIVEDGRDSAGRWLVDGYSYDTSNFSLALFVTVLTSDETPLTFAKRDIEPSLNRLIKFIDIALNEPLLSASFEPTSSCYQVAQFIKDKWGEVSNIRLILVSNRPAADRMKEIKISDIEGRPCTVSRWDLKRIYNLESSRNEREEMVIDLKDAPLPCLVAHEAEGEKSILAVMSGNQLVSLYGQWGARLLEQNVRSFLQHRGKVNKGIRSTILRDSTHFFAYNNGLTTTAQDVTIEYTERGPMIVGLKNLQVVNGGQTTASIYSAYVKDKADLSNISVQMKLTVLSEEASSELVPKISRFANSQNKVSDADLFSNHSYHVRLEEFSRRIWTPVRAGQNAQTHWFYERARGQYLDAQAYLTPAKKRHFQLLNPRAQLLTKTDVAKIMNSWDCLPHEVSKGAQKNFAKFAEQVDAQWEKDDLFYNEAYFRQLITRAWIFRTFEKVVMKEPWYCGYRANIVTYAIARLSEEVCACSLEWNNDVLWRAQIIPEAILKELLSLGEKINGILLADDRPVGNPSEYAKRAMFWDKVKRLSCDIKDIGNLLISKEEAKEQFDESKAVQKTDDGIHAQERVLKTDKRVWSEIVSCLHDDDAATHNLIGILKIANHPTKLPSEKQSVVLAKLLDKYADRLTL
- a CDS encoding PD-(D/E)XK motif protein; this encodes MTDIETPWTHMKSPLGEGLTTLRVRHEESNPWYWIKSNGGAYGAAIQLPVKEEEIASTVQGTAKINIVRINDSNGDHYLGVVINSSELATVFHRLCLDLMSACRYSENPSEIIAILKRRVLAWQRLFEKGNRRLSVEKCLGLIAELMFLKDYWIQNKPSRCVSGWIGPTGASQDFRDETLGVSVEIKSHSFDSNIVKISSKEQLDSEDLLFIVAYPGCLSSGEAGGKSLNEYVEEVRRILSPNEYSVFDERLLTVGYVYDPYYDEMEFQIGEPKAYKIEGDFPRLTEYSLPVAISRIRYEVDLALAADWICLISDID
- a CDS encoding Z1 domain-containing protein; its protein translation is MMLSKDTIIEMVVGQLEKEAHRLDNTPSMDWVSEQAKKFCSNFNLDDGDEKVVINLLRTKVEVTVGEAAILVSDEPRTEWLTSDKKKQVDWYYWKRFKDHFKTKDIPESVLKRTDTDTDRVLSLLGDPDSHGGFPCRGMVIGDVQAGKTNNYSALINKAADVGYKLVIVLTGTVEDLRQQTQERLDSDFVGSVSIAGRSSKDKQTKIIGVGRSDDSRLPFCLTDRDDDIKKDPRYRIATISEPILVVTKKNKFPLQRLVTWLTSEINAKNGKVDQPVLIIDDEADNASVNTGAEDEDPKTINRLIREVVAACRRVSYVAYTATPFANIFIHPDSEGDRSDTDDLFPKDFIVALEPPNNYCGASFFFRNEGVTERVCVEIEDAHEHLPIQHKPGIAIHSIPESLKSAIGVFLLACAVKDIRRKKHIIKHEHDSMLINMSRLTTVQSDITPYVDTCLDSYWDAITVHTCKESPETRSGVIGNLHKLWMQHYQGICDECWEDVCYSLSEMERPQTVTVHSKSGDALVYDNEGPKKQIAIGGLKLSRGLTLEGLVISYFYRRSAMYDSLMQMGRWYGYRDGYQDLLRIWITSESLDWYAHISKASDDLREQAAEMQRRKMTPSEFGLRVQASPDALMVTAANKMRTARTITTRLRFDNKLWETDCVDSRPEVIEANLDEFSRFISEISNNKYQGADIPQHHQQHIQFRDIDVSDIVSCLKTLRNHPSCGFWAENDLFLQYIEGRSRDELAKWDVFVYQPNKADEGVWKAKDGEVYSRLRRGIVTNKPRNERNKHELRLSRKQSITSRGVEALGLTQGEIDHVEKGLGLVADKKYRKVRKKPSLVFHVIRACEYSGPSSSANIASELDVLGWAVSIPPSSAAQPDILWNVTIDWFEKYGTELTDEAES
- a CDS encoding sporulation protein; amino-acid sequence: MLKNLFARIGVGAATVDTILTTEHFLPGARVEGRIEVKGGDVEQEISAITLKLMTNAKVESDDTVSYVAQPLNQFQVTEAFTLQPNEFRSLDFSFDLHPETPITVLDTHNNQCRVWVETALDIEFSVDPTDRDPMHIHPPEAVSHFIQAMNACGYAMVKADVETGYLRANNFQSQSGCYQEMEFRPGGFGSLFGHTQEAELSFILTPDTTHVLIELDRTFGGDGYREISVSNQTSYPQIEAEIKRLLG
- a CDS encoding methyl-accepting chemotaxis protein encodes the protein MSHWSLKRKLLLAAGIILLLVQSLVVLTGIESMKRSGQYTLEAISASQQESAAELLAFMATDSAQQVSDYLDRAFDVPVALASVLSATSLGGKDQSLSRDQVQRLVQQSLASNSHVSALYSEFEPDGYDGLDKQSVGSGVHSSSKDGSLGLYWVRTPEGLQQYEGDPEGRYLTAITDSGQRESEWYLCSFESAANCALEPYLYEIEPGNSQLMTTLTAPVMSAGKAVGIAGADLNLPAIQQRVALIAESMFEGRGDIHIVSPAGRLVASTAYEEQLMQPLSQVDAELASVIQGAGKQVSRTADRLMAVAQIRISATATQWPLIISVPDSVIMEDLLALQQDLNTGIDTAMTRMLGLSAGLIVLAILLIYLVVRAVTNPLNRMRDKVWSLVSSDGDLTQHLDIAHHKELIEIRDGFNQFMQKLREMIVVFKQQSDELAEFSGRLSGSANNANRSVGMQASQIDSVAVAMEEMSTSSAQVTDFAIASATEAQSSSQDLVTTKHAIEQNLQQIQLTADEMALSSERITQVAERSEGINTIVETIRSIADQTNLLALNAAIEAARAGDQGRGFAVVADEVRTLAARTQQATEEIGSLVSTLQEDVDASVTQISKNRERVNTVADEASQCFDMIQKVTESLVSISDNATQVATAVEQQSQVGEDINRNVSVIGDAAGEMADQVAQVEVVSQDMTRVVASLNEQLEKLKV
- a CDS encoding ATP-binding protein, with amino-acid sequence MATLPLPPVAGPFIQSLRSIGYSLESAVADVIDNSISAQANTVDIYTEWRNSDPVLAVMDDGHGMSPNEAQAAMQLGAVGPADSRSSEDLGRFGMGLKTASFSQCKSLTLITRKSAALDWYGLRWDLDLVERENSWLVVEMDPAECQDFLNEVELSFSKGTAVIWNTFDRAIDPTAVSGERDYDRRIVALIDHLALTFHRFIRGEEVSRKVNLRLNGKSIAAKDPFATKPEPNKQASTILSNETIRLGACSVGVKAYLLPHPTNLSHSFAKKVSQGGDHHSGQGIYIYRAGRLIVSGGWHRLAKASEANKLARIQVDFGNDADSLWRIDVRKSRVDLPSSLREQLRRVITQCAKKSSTTFTRRAKMPSVDPEPVWQRVFDRDKSRVHYILNRKHSALSEMLVVLGDSDTRSALIKLIESSLPVELIKNDMSATNIKMQQEPDDLFHHCIDLAEELFNAGIDKELIQRALVNDSNIGLTPDKANKIVSKLGTL